From Saccharomyces paradoxus chromosome IX, complete sequence, one genomic window encodes:
- the CSM2 gene encoding Csm2p (Component of Shu complex (aka PCSS complex)~similar to YIL132C), with translation MEYEHLELITIWPSPTKGKLCQFIKQNLSKEHVITQLFFIDATSSFPLNQFQKFVPPNLPENVKIYENIRINTCLDLEELSAITVKLLQILSMNKINAQRGTKDAVREPLKIILYINGLEVMFRNTQFKSSPQRSHELLRDILLKLRIMGNDENASIRTLLEFPKEQLLDYYLVKNNDTRTSSVRNKRRRIKNGDSLAEYIWKYYADSLLE, from the coding sequence ATGGAATATGAACATTTGGAACTGATTACCATTTGGCCTTCACCGACAAAGGGCAAACTTTGCCAATTCATCAAGCAGAATCTTTCGAAAGAGCATGTTATTACCcagttattttttattgatgCCACGAGCTCATTCCCACTAAACcaattccaaaaatttgtacCGCCAAACCTTCCAGAAAACGTCAAAATATACGAGAATATCAGAATCAACACTTGCCTTGATCTCGAAGAACTTAGTGCCATAACAGTAAAACTACTACAGATTTTATCCatgaataaaataaacGCTCAAAGAGGTACAAAAGACGCCGTGAGAGAACCGCTAAAGATCATCCTGTATATTAATGGGTTGGAAGTCATGTTTAGAAACACCCAGTTCAAATCTTCTCCTCAAAGATCACACGAATTATTAAGGGACATTTTGCTCAAATTACGTATAATGGGGAATGATGAGAATGCATCTATAAGAACACTGCTAGAATTCCCTAAGGAGCAGCTTTTGGATTATTACTTGGTAAAAAATAACGATACAAGAACATCATCTGTGCGTAACAAGAGAAGGCGAATTAAAAATGGAGATTCCCTTGCTGAATATATCTGGAAGTATTACGCAGATTCATTACTCGAATGA
- the FKH1 gene encoding forkhead family transcription factor FKH1 (Forkhead family transcription factor~similar to YIL131C), which yields MSVTSSEQKFSGKYSSYTAQDRQGLVNAVTCVLSSSSEPVAVSSDYSNNLSIAREVNAYAKIAGCDWTYYVQKLEVTIGRNTDNLSLNAIPGAVVKKNIDIDLGPAKIVSRKHAAIRFNLESGSWELQIFGRNGAKVNFRRIPTGPDSPPTVLQSGCIVDIGGVQMIFILPEQETVISDYCLNHLMPKLLSTYGTNGNNNPLLRNIIEGSTYLREQRLQEEARLQRLDHLHTPLSSSDVNPIGDPHGDTIMMEEEDDDQNYTRGGIRPNTYTSSSTNVITNNNVPHIENPSDLSLDENRYIKPPQSYASMITQAILSTPEGSISLADIYKFISDNYAFYRFSQMAWQNSVRHNLSLNKAFEKVPKRAGQQGKGMNWKISNEVRRDFLNKWNAGKLSKIRRGASVTRQLQLHMSKFGEIPAPESSSIDTRGIKAQKVKKSLQATSSILGESAPQLQKTQLTGQISTTTSMNVTTNANVNNSALS from the coding sequence atGTCTGTTACCAGTAGCGAACAAAAATTTAGCGGTAAGTATAGTTCGTATACAGCCCAGGATCGCCAAGGGCTTGTTAATGCAGTGACGTGTGTTCTTAGCTCGTCAAGTGAGCCGGTGGCAGTGTCGAGTGACTATTCCAATAATTTGAGCATTGCTAGAGAAGTCAACGCGTACGCTAAGATAGCTGGATGTGATTGGACCTACTATGTACAAAAATTAGAAGTTACCATTGGTAGGAATACAGACAACCTGAGCTTGAATGCCATACCAGGCGCAGttgtgaagaagaatatagACATCGACCTTGGTCCTGCAAAGATTGTGTCTAGAAAGCATGCTGCGATCAGGTTCAACCTGGAAAGCGGATCATGGGAACTACAGATATTCGGTAGAAATGGTGCTAAGGTCAATTTTAGAAGAATTCCCACAGGTCCCGACTCTCCTCCCACAGTGCTACAGTCAGGTTGTATCGTAGACATTGGAGGTGTCCAAATGATTTTTATATTGCCGGAACAAGAAACTGTTATATCGGATTATTGCCTGAATCACCTCATGCCCAAATTACTATCCACTTATGGTACGAATGGCAACAACAACCCATTGCTGCGCAATATTATCGAAGGTTCCACGTATTTAAGAGAGCAAAGGTTACAGGAAGAAGCTCGATTACAACGGCTAGACCACCTACACACGccattatcatcatcagatgTCAATCCTATAGGGGATCCGCATGGAGACACGATTATGatggaggaagaagatgatgacCAAAATTACACCAGAGGGGGGATTAGACCGAATACTTACACGTCCAGTAGTACCAATGTCATCACTAACAATAATGTACCCCATATAGAAAATCCGTCAGACTTATCGCTGGATGAAAACAGATACATCAAACCGCCACAGTCCTATGCATCGATGATCACTCAAGCCATCCTTTCGACACCCGAAGGTAGTATTTCATTGGCGGATATTTACAAATTTATCTCTGATAACTACGCATTTTATAGGTTTTCTCAAATGGCATGGCAAAACTCCGTGAGGCATAACCTGTCCCTAAATAAAGCCTTCGAAAAGGTGCCAAAAAGAGCTGGCCAACAAGGAAAGGGGATGAACTGGAAAATTAGCAATGAGGTCAGACGTGATTTCTTGAACAAGTGGAACGCCGGTAAGTTGAGTAAGATTAGACGAGGCGCATCAGTGACAAGGCAGCTGCAATTACACATGTCCAAATTTGGAGAAATTCCTGCTCCtgaatcttcttcaatagaCACGAGGGGAATAAAAGCACAGAAAGTAAAAAAGTCCTTACAAGCTACTAGCTCGATTTTAGGTGAGAGCGCTCCGCAATTACAAAAAACTCAACTAACTGGCCAAATATCTACCACGACATCGATGAACGTAACAACAAACGCAAATGTGAACAATTCTGCTCTGAGTTGA
- the ASG1 gene encoding Asg1p (Zinc cluster protein proposed to be a transcriptional regulator~similar to YIL130W), whose amino-acid sequence MPEQAQQGEQSVKRRRVTRACDECRKKKVKCDGQQPCIHCTVYSYECTYKKPTKRTQNSGNSGVLALGNAAAAGPSSSAVVAAAASNPNKLLSSVKAERTILPGASTIPPSNNSSKPRKYKTKSTRLQSKIDRYKQIFDEIFPQLPDIDNLDIPVFLQIFHNFKRDSQSFLDDTVKEYMLIVNDSSSPIQPVLSSNSKNSTPDEFLPNMKSDSNSASSINKEQDSTDTYSNIPVGREIKIILPPKAIALQFVKSTWEHCCVLLRFYHRPSFIRQLDELYETDPNNYTSKQMQFLPLCYAAIAVGALFSKSIVSNDSSREKFLQDEGYKYFIAARKLIDITNARDLNSIQAILMLFIFLQCSARLSTCYTYIGVAMRSALRAGFHRKLSSNSGFSPIEIEMRKRLFYTIYKLDVYINAMLGLPRSISPDDFDQTLPLDLSDENITEVAYLPENQHSVLSSTGISNEHTKLFLILNEIISELYPIKKTSNIISHETVTSLELKLRNWLDSLPKELIPNAKNIDPEYERANRLLHLSFLHVQIILYRPFIHYLSRNMNAENVDPLCYRRARNSIAVARTVIKLAKEMVSNNLLTGSYWYACYTIFYSVAGLLFYIHEAQLPDKDSAREYYDILKDAETGRSVLIQLKDSSMAASRTYNLLNQIFEKLNSKTIQLTALHSSPSNESASLVANNSSALKPHSAESLQPPVFFSSQDTKNRFSLAKNDEGTNDYAMANYLNNTPISENPLNEAQQQDQISQGTNNMSNERDSNSFLSTDIRLDNNGQPNMLDAADDVFIRNDGDIPANNAFDFSGNKSNASNNSNPETINNNYNDNSNSNNDGKSNNNNSDNNSNNNNNNNSNNNNNNNNNNNNDNNNNYNNSNNSNNNNNNSNDFGIKIDNNSPSYEGFSQLQIPLSQDNVNIEEKGEMSPNVESKNEQNTADSNDILGVFDQLDAQLFGKYLPLNYPSE is encoded by the coding sequence ATGCCGGAACAAGCGCAACAAGGGGAACAGTCTGTCAAGAGAAGAAGGGTCACTAGAGCCTGTGATGAGTGtagaaagaagaaagttaaATGTGATGGTCAGCAGCCCTGTATCCATTGTACTGTGTACTCTTATGAATGTACTTATAAGAAGCCCACAAAGAGGACACAGAACTCCGGAAACTCCGGAGTCCTAGCACTGGGCAATGCCGCTGCTGCTGGCCCATCATCAAGTGCTGTGGtagctgctgctgcttccAATCCAAATAAACTTCTTTCAAGCGTTAAAGCAGAAAGGACTATTTTGCCGGGAGCTTCTACAATACCTCCAAGTAACAACTCGTCTAAACCAAGAAAGTATAAGACTAAGAGCACAAGGCTGCAATCAAAGATTGACAGGTACAAACAGATCTTTGACGAGATCTTCCCGCAGTTACCTGATATAGACAATCTGGATATTCCTGTGTTCTTGCAGATCTTTCACAATTTTAAGAGGGACTCCCAGTCGTTTCTAGACGACACTGtgaaagaatatatgtTAATTGTCAACGACAGTTCTTCTCCAATCCAACCAGTGCtctcttcaaattcaaaaaactcCACACCAGATGAATTTTTACCTAATATGAAAAGCGACTCGAATAGTGCCTCTAGCATCAATAAGGAACAAGACAGTACAGATACATACTCCAATATTCCGGTCGGtagagaaataaaaattattCTACCACCAAAAGCAATCGCTTTGCAATTCGTGAAAAGTACGTGGGAACATTGCTGTGTTCTTCTCCGATTTTATCACAGACCATCGTTCATTAGGCAATTGGATGAATTGTATGAGACAGATCCGAACAATTACACGTCCAAGCAAATGCAATTTTTACCATTGTGCTACGCTGCAATTGCTGTGGGAGCATTATTCTCGAAATCCATTGTCTCAAATGACTCTTCAAGGGAAAAGTTTTTACAGGATGAAGGTTACAAGTACTTCATTGCGGCAAGGAAACTAATCGATATTACAAATGCCCGCGACTTAAATTCCATACAAGCAATTTTGATGCTGTTTATATTCTTACAATGTTCCGCACGTTTATCAACGTGTTACACTTATATCGGTGTGGCCATGAGAAGTGCTTTGAGAGCTGGCTTTCACAGGAAATTGAGCTCCAATTCTGGCTTTAGTCCGATAGAGATCGAGATGAGGAAACGCCTTTTTTACACAATCTATAAACTCGACGTTTACATCAATGCAATGTTAGGCTTACCGAGATCTATTTCTCCAGATGATTTTGATCAAACTTTACCCCTGGATTTATCAGATGAAAATATCACTGAGGTGGCGTACTTACCTGAAAACCAACATTCCGTTTTATCAAGTACGGGGATATCTAATGAACATACGAAACTATTTTTGATCTTAAATGAGATTATCTCGGAACTATatccaataaaaaaaactagtAATATAATTTCTCATGAAACAGTTACTAGTTTGGAGTTGAAGTTGAGAAATTGGTTGGATTCATTACCTAAAGAACTAATACCTAACGCGAAGAATATCGATCCTGAATATGAAAGGGCAAATCGCTTATTACATTTATCCTTTTTGCACGTCCAAATAATTTTGTACAGGCCTTTTATTCATTATTTGTCACGCAACATGAATGCTGAGAATGTGGATCCCTTATGTTACCGGAGAGCAAGAAACTCTATTGCCGTTGCTAGAACGGTTATTAAGTTAGCAAAAGAGATGGTTAGCAATAATTTATTAACTGGTTCATACTGGTATGCCTGTTATACAATTTTTTACTCCGTTGCAGGTCTCTTATTTTACATCCATGAAGCACAACTGCCTGATAAGGACAGCGCTAGAGAATATTACGacattttgaaagatgCAGAAACTGGCAGAAGTGTTCTTATTCAACTGAAGGATTCCAGTATGGCTGCTAGTAGAACCTATAATTTATTGaaccaaatttttgaaaaattaaactCAAAAACTATCCAACTTACCGCACTACATTCATCACCATCCAACGAAAGCGCTTCTTTGGTGGCTAATAATTCCTCCGCTCTGAAACCCCATTCAGCAGAATCATTGCAACCACCTGTATTCTTTTCCTCTCAAGATACGAAGAATAGATTTTCATTAGCCAAGAATGACGAAGGTACCAATGATTATGCCATGGCAAATTACCTGAATAATACACCGATTTCCGAAAATCCTTTAAATGAAGCACAACAGCAAGATCAAATATCTCAAGGGACGAATAATATGTCCAATGAAAGAGATTCGAACAGCTTCCTTTCTACTGATATTAGACTTGATAATAACGGCCAGCCAAATATGCTTGATGCTGCAGATGACGTCTTTATCAGGAATGACGGCGACATTCCTGCTAACAATGCATTCGATTTTAGCGGTAATAAAAGCAATGCATCAAATAACTCCAACCCAGAAACCATTAACAACAATTATAATGATAACAGTAACAGTAACAACGATGGTaaaagcaacaacaacaatagtgacaataatagtaataataataataataataatagtaataataataataataataataataataataataatgataataataataattataACAATAGCAACAAtagcaacaataacaataataatagtaatgacTTCGGCATCAAGATTGATAACAATTCACCGTCTTACGAAGGGTTTTCTCAGTTACAAATACCACTTTCACAAGACAATGTCAacatagaagaaaaaggggAGATGTCACCCAACGTTGAAAGTAAAAACGAACAAAATACGGCTGATTCAAACGATATTCTTGGAGTATTTGATCAGTTAGACGCTCAACTATTTGGAAAGTATTTACCCTTAAATTACCCTTCCGAATGA